One Papaver somniferum cultivar HN1 chromosome 10, ASM357369v1, whole genome shotgun sequence genomic window carries:
- the LOC113315873 gene encoding uncharacterized protein LOC113315873 — protein sequence MVLGDLNVHLHNKGQSSNRNSLDNWVKNVIDSAGLMDLGFIGSNYTWSNRTEGKGYRRARIDFALHNALWKMQYPNSKLHHLPFRASDHFPILLYSEGHHPKPKRAWKFYKCWLRDSSCLNTIINSWNSQDSNLSFNEKINHIRKELSRWNREDFGEIGEHLKYHQSRLSHLYPYRM from the coding sequence ATGGTTCTTGGAGATCTTAATGTCCATCTTCATAACAAAGGACAGAGTTCTAATAGAAATTCTTTGGATAATTGGGTCAAGAATGTCATAGATTCAGCTGGTTTAATGGATTTGGGATTTATTGGCTCTAATTATACATGGTCTAATAGAACAGAGGGTAAAGGTTACAGAAGGGCTAGAATTGATTTTGCACTTCATAATGCGTTATGGAAGATGCAGTATCCTAATTCTAAGCTACATCATTTACCTTTCAGAGCTTCGGATCATTTCCCTATACTTCTTTATAGTGAGGGTCATCATCCTAAACCTAAAAGAGCCtggaaattctataaatgttGGTTAAGAGATTCATCTTGTCTGAATACTATAATTAACTCATGGAATTCTCAAGACTCAAACTTAAGCTTTAATGAAAAAATTAATCATATAAGGAAAGAATTATCAAGATGGAATAGAGAGGATTTTGGGGAGATAGGAGAGCATTTGAAGTATCATCAAAGTCGTTTGTCTCACCTTTATCCCTaccgaatgtaa
- the LOC113315874 gene encoding zinc finger BED domain-containing protein DAYSLEEPER-like: MNFVKFTYSKLYPERELECQVNKVHSNIKALFNEYYTLSSSRASNSCAAQNLSVQNGGNFAAQEGSDFFQEYVATQERGGNVLTDLSELDEYLGETYRGCLNSLDILNYWKNHEQQYPVLSRMAGDILSIPISTVASESAFSIGGRVIDRFRSSLLPENAEALITTRDWEYGIGKEDMDEDNVIVEEDILGFEPDAVEDGAVEDVEEIHIE, translated from the exons ATGAATTTTGTGAAATTTACTTACTCCAAGTTGTATCCTGAGAGAGAATTAGAATGTCAAGTTAATAAAGTGCATAGTAATATAAAAGCACTTTTTAATGAGTATTACACCTTGTCAAGTTCAAGAGCTTCCAACAGTTGTGCAGCTCAAAATTTGAGTGTTCAAAATGGTGGGAATTTTGCTGcccaagaagggagtgatttttttcag GAATATGTTGCAACACAGGAACGTGGTGGTAATGTATTAACTGACTTGTCAGAGTTAGATGAATATCTTGGCGAGACGTACAGAGGTTGTCTAAATTCACTAGACATCCTAAACTATTGGAAGAACCATGAACAACAATATCCAGTACTTTCAAGAATGGCAGGGGAtattttgtcaattcctatttcaaccgtCGCATCGGAGTCTGCATTTAGCATTGGAGGAAGGGTGATTGATCGATTTCGCAGttccttattacctgaaaatgctgaggcgttaataacaactcgtgattgggaatatggaattg gaaaagaagatatggatgagGACAATGTGATCGTTGAAGAAGATATATTAGGATTTGAACCTGACGCAGTGGAGGATGGGGCAGTGGAGGATGTGGaggaa attcatattgaatag
- the LOC113318305 gene encoding phosphate transporter PHO1 homolog 3-like, translated as MKFWKEYLSQMLPEWKDAYLDYTYLRTLLEDILKVEEDKGQTQQKSLVRDLRLYRSFSGLHKRKSHDFINGEDIEDQFIVVREVEGVGNSIVKYETKFAEDATEQEVVFFNTLDYEFNKVDKFYKDKVEEVMSEVTLLDKQINALIALRIKVENPSLDMSGAVRELVADVASLATTAVSNSSTPRMPRKEQMFVIQEETGTADGEDLEDSNGGVDVDKSNGGNDHFKPAPVEILEHVIINNEPRTPKSNIKAMLLKDSKDKKLNFNGKQLKRAEEQLKQVFIEFHWKLRQLKRYSFMNLLALSKVMKKYDKITLRGATKSYLRAVDNSYIGSSDEITTILERVEATFVKHFCNSNRRKGMKSLWPTAKKGRHKTTFLLGYFAGCTTALLVALVLVINARKLVNKEGRIQYMENIFPLYSLFAYIILHMLMYAVNIYFWRCYRVNYPFIFGFKQGTELGYREVFLLSAGLTLLSLAGVLANLDMEMEPGTQSYQTITELVPLGLVTLVLAIAFCPFNIIYRSGRFFFIKSIWRCICAPFYKVTYIDFFLADQLTSQVQAFRSLEFYICYYVWGDFRKRHNNCRQSAIYNSFYFIVAVLPHWSRLLQCLRRWVDEKDGSQAYNGLKYLLTIIAVLIRTEFDLKKGTSWRVAAVVSSAVATSMSTYWDIVKDWGLLQRHSKNPWLRDKLLISHTSVYFIMSW; from the exons ATGAAGTTTTGGAAGGAGTATTTGTCACAAATGTTGCCTGAGTGGAAGGATGCATACTTAGACTATACATATCTCAGAACATTGTTGGAAGACATCCTCAAGGTGGAGGAAGATAAAGGACAGACACAACAGAAATCATTGGTTCGAGACTTGAGATTGTACAGGTCTTTCAGCGGGTTACACAAACGAAAAAGTCATGATTTCATAAATGGAGAAGATATTGAAGACCAATTTATAGTGGTCAGGGAAGTGGAGGGAGTAGGAAACTCTATTGTGAAGTACGAGACTAAGTTCGCTGAAGATGCAACTGAGCAAGAAGTAGTTTTCTTCAATACACTTGATTATGAATTCAacaaggttgataagttctacaAGGACAAGGTTGAGGAGGTTATGAGCGAAGTCACGCTGCTTGATAAACAAATCAATGCGCTTATTGCGCTACGGATCAAGGTCGAGAATCCGAGTCTTGATATGTCTGGTGCAGTGCGAGAGCTCGTGGCTGATGTTGCTAGCTTAGCTACTACAGCTGTTTCTAACTCAAGCACCCCAAGAATGCCAA GGAAAGAGCAAATGTTCGTGATACAAGAAGAAACGGGGACAGCAGATGGAGAAGATCTCGAAGACTCTAATGGAGGTGTGGATGTTGATAAAAGTAATGGTGGCAATGACCACTTTAAACCAGCTCCGGTGGAAATTCTTGAACATGTTATAATCAACAATGAACCAAGAACTCCAAAATCAAATATAAAAGCCATGCTCCTCAAGGATTCCAAAGATAAGAAGTTGAATTTTAACGGGAAGCAGTTGAAAAGGGCTGAAGAGCAGCTAaagcaggtttttattgaattcCACTGGAAGCTTCGCCAACTAAAACGTTATAG CTTTATGAATCTGTTGGCACTGTCGAAAGTGATGAAGAAATATGACAAG ATTACGTTGAGGGGTGCAACAAAATCGTACCTAAGAGCAGTGGACAACTCTTACATTGGCAGCTCTGATGAG ATTACTACGATCTTGGAGAGAGTGGAGGCCACCTTTGTCAAGCACTTCTGTAACTCAAACCGCAGAAAAGGAATGAAATCCTTGTGGCCTACAGCAAAAAAAGGAAGGCACAAAACAACATTCTTACTAG GATATTTTGCTGGATGTACGACAGCGCTTTTAGTGGCTCTTGTTTTGGTTATAAATGCGAGGAAGCTTGTGAATAAGGAAGGAAGAATTCAGTACATGGAAAACATATTTCCACTGTATAG TTTATTTGCATATATCATCCTGCACATGCTAATGTATGCCGTGAACATATACTTCTGGAGATGTTACCGAGTAAACTATCCATTTATTTTCGGTTTCAAGCAAGGGACTGAGTTGGGATACCGAGAAGTGTTTCTCCTCAGTGCTGGTCTGACATTACTTTCACTAGCTGGTGTCCTTGCAAACCTGGACATGGAGATGGAACCAGGCACTCAAAGCTATCAGACAATCACCGAGTTAGTTCCTTTGGGATTAGTTACT CTCGTACTTGCCATAGCATTTTGCCCCTTCAACATTATATATCGTTCTGGTCGTTTTTTCTTTATCAAATCAATATGGCGTTGTATTTGTGCTCCTTTCTACAAG GTTACGTACATTGACTTTTTCTTGGCAGACCAACTTACTAGCCAG GTCCAGGCCTTTAGGAGTCTTGAGTTCTATATTTGCTACTATGTATGGGGAGACTTTAGAAAGAGGCATAACAATTGCCGCCAGAGTGCCATTTATAATTCGTTTTATTTCATTGTAGCAGTTCTCCCACACTGGTCTCGGTTGCTCCAG TGTCTCCGTCGATGGGTTGATGAGAAAGATGGGTCTCAGGCATACAACGGTTTAAAATACCTCTTGACAATAATTGCAGTCCTAATCAGGACAGAGTTCGATTTAAAGAAGGGAACGAGTTGGAGAGTTGCGGCTGTAGTGAGCTCTGCCGTTGCAACAAGCATGAGTACTTATTGGGACATCGTCAAGGATTGGGGGCTTCTTCAACGGCATTCAAAGAACCCTTGGCTGAGAGACAAACTTCTCATCTCACACACTAGCGTCTACTTCATTATGTCAT GGTGA